The genomic DNA AGAGACGGCGCCTAGGGTTAGGGTCGGGAGGCCAAAGGTTGACGGGCGGCTGCTAAGGGCCTGCACGACTCGGAGGGCCGGGGATGCCTCCATCTTCCCGAGGCGGCCTGCCGCGCGGCCGACCAACACGATACAGGAGTCCGCACCAGCGCCGCCAGAAAGGGGAGGGTGGCTCCATGTCGCCCAGATGGAGGAACGCTGCGTCGGGGCACATTCGTCCAAGGGAGGCGTAGATCCGACGAGGGAGAGGGTGGATCCGGACCCCGGCGGCCTCCGGCGGCCTCCGGCGACCCAAAATGGAGGTGGAGAAGACGACCTAGGTTTCGGGGCTGAGGGAGAAAGCGGTGCAGGCCTGAGCGCGCGGTggcaggcggcgcgggcgagcggtGCTGGTTGGAGCGCGCGGGGACAGGCAGCGCGGGCGAGGGTGGAtgagggcggcggcagccggagcCCGCGCCCCCCGCGGCCACGGCGGATGATGACGACTGTTGCGCCCGGGGGCCGCACCCGGCGCGATTgatggcggcagcggccgcTGCCCTGCTCCCGGCTCGATTTACGGTGGCGCCGCGGCGGGTCATGGGGCACTCCCGCTGCAACGGCGCCGGGGCAGGGTGGGTTTCCCGGTTCGCGGGAGGCGCGAGGGAGGCCGCGGTCGATTTTCAAGTGAAGAAGAACGTCGTTTTTTTGAGGAAAAAGAAGAGTGAAAAAGGATAGTGGGAGTCTGGGAGAAGCCGCCGGGTTTTGAACGCGCGCCGCGGGCTGCGCGGGAGAGGGGAAGCGTCGCGGGGAGGAGGGCCGAAGCTTCAACGCAACGCAACGCGGGGTGAAGAAGAAAGCAGTCGGATCGTGGTTGAATCCGGTTAGTAGTATTTTGAGCCGTTGATTTTTACAGAGTTGAGATTGTGGGTACAAAATGTTGGGTGCACACCTTGGTGAGTCTCTCAGCGGGGGGAGATTTTCTGTGTGGCCGTAGATTTATTTGATCGTTGCTTTAGAGGGTTGATGACCACCGCCTTTACCTTTTTAGCGccactgacgtgtgggtccGTATTTACTTGGTCCCGCACGTTATTGTGAGAGGTAGATTTTGTGTTACGCTCCACGCTGGTTTCCTTAAACCGCACGCTAATGCCAAACCCACCCCGGAGAAACAAGGACAAAAAGGTCAAAAGGTAGAGGGCCAAAACCGGAGACGCCCACACCCGCAGGCTGCAACCACCAGGGCCAAGCCGATGCCACTATGCTCCCGGGGggaggaggcgaggacgggAAGCGCCGCGACcgcggcgccagcgccgcctACGACAAGGACGCCGACGCCACCACAtcggcgtcggcggcctccCTGAACGACCtgtgcgccaccgccaccggcgccggcaccgCGGGGGCGCCCCAGCCGTtcccgagggcggcggcgtggggggtCGCGGCACTGCTCGCGGTGGGGCTCGGGGTCGGCgcactcgtcctcgccgccgtgcacAGCGCCGCTCTGCTAGTGGTGGCGGTGCTCCTCTCGGCGGCCGTGGCCGCGTTCCTCCTGTGGAAcgcgggcgccgcggcgtcgGGCCGCGCGCTCCGGCGGTTCGTGGACGGGCTCCCGGCCTCCAgcctccgcgtcgccgccgaTGGCCAGCTCGTGAAGATCACCGGAGTATATTTGCCGTTTCCACACGCATTACGTTTCCTTCGTGACGAAATTTCCGCAATTGGTCTGAGAAACTGTGCAGCATTTATGCTGTGCAATTGAGCTGGTGTTCGCCATTGCATTACGTTTCTCTGCACTAAATTCACCAGCACTAGTCCACTAGATGTCTTTGAAGTTTGAACAGTAGGTGCAGTGACCTTCCAAAGTAGGCGTTAGAGACAGCTCAACCTTATCATAATTTGTGTTGAGTAGTTCACAATACCTTATCTATTTAGAGCAGTTACTTTGGTAATTTAACGCACCTTCTGAATAACGGCAAGTAACTGCTCCTTTTCAGTTATCAGCTTACCATTTCACAATTCTAGCATCATTGTTTCTGTATGATCTATCCATGTCAGCGCTAGTATTTGTAATTATGCATTAGTTACTTTCAGTATTCCTCTGTGTGCTAATCTCAGATGTGGTGTTCATTCTTTCATGCAGTTTGTTTCATGTGGTGATATCTCACTGATCTCTTCATATGAGAAGGTTGAAAATTGTGTGTACACATCTACTCTGCTAAGAAAATGTGCCAGATGGGGTTCCATGGTACTAAATCCTTGGAATCGACAGTCCAAATGGAAATTAACACATGCTGAGGTAATAATACTTTGTTGGCTTATTCTTGTAACTTTGATGTCTTCTGACATGTTTTCGTGTAAGACATATAGATCCTTTCCTTTGTCTTCTGCCCATCTGCCTTAGGTCCTGATGAGTTAACTGCTTTGTTTGTCAATGTGCCTTAGCTGTCTAATGCAATTTAATGTCAACTGAATCCTATTATTTCTGCATGATACTTTAGTGCTAGGAATATAATAGCTGAAGTGTCTTCCTATTGCTTTAGTTTCAGATCCAGCATATAATGTAACACTCACATTCTTCCATTACTTGCAAGATACTGAAAAATGTTCCGCGGTCAAGTTTTGTACAGTAACTTTTGCGTTTTTCTTCCCCTGACAAAAGTTTTATGCTAGTGTTTCTCAGCTATATTAATTGAGGAGTTTTGTTGCGTAGCTGAATAGCACAGCAAGAATTTGTAGTTTAATGTTACATTCATTAGTAGGAGCTTCCAGTTCCAGTATTTCTAAAGATTACTGCCTCTCTGGCTCTGCCATTACTGTATACAAGTAACACTTAATAATAATTTAAGATGCCACATATATGTATGATGTATTTCTTATTCAAACATTCTGTGGAGTTGGGCAGAGGTTTGCTGCTGATTTCTACATAACGGATGCAAAATCAGGTAAAAGAGCCTTGGTGAAAGCTGGGCATCACTCAAAGGTAGTACCACTAATCGATGAAAACCTTCTGGTGACAACAAGCAGAGACACCGAGCTATCTTCAACTTTGAAGTATTGGCTCGAAGAGAGAAACATTTCTTCTGAAGAAGCTCAGCTTATTCGTCTTGAGGAGGGGTAATTGAGTTGCTCCCGAACATCTATGCCTTTTATCTGCATCTTTGTAGGTTGAACCTTCAGAAACATAAAAGTACTGTTGCATGTGCTCGTAGGTATATCAGAGAAGGAATGCAGTTAAGCGTGATAGGAATGTTGAGCAAGAAGAACGGGGATGCCATGATACTTCCTCCACCGGAACCTTTATTATCAGGCTGCGTGCTGCTGTCCTGTCTCCTTCCAATGTATTTTGATGGAATAGTACTGAGATTGGTCGACAGAAGTTACTTCGTGCCAAACTCCGGCGTCTCATGAAGATCTGTGAGGCCTCGGCGAGATGTAACAGCTAACAACTTTTGTGTGGTGCCCTTGTCCCTTGGGATCTTCTTCCACATTTTTTGCTTTTGGGACTCGATCGTGTGGTTCTTTGCAGGTGAACCCTATTGTACATTCTCACTTGGTCGATAGCTGTATTGTTGCCTAGTCATTTCTGGGGATGGATTATGTATCTTCTGGTCTCATTCGGCTGATTTTTTTGCGGGTAATTATGTATCTTCTGGTCTCATTCGGctgattgtgtatcatcatattatctacatgtgtgattttttttagtGAATATAGACGAATTTTTTGtcgtggtttgcacgggttttcacaaAGTTGTGATTTGtaccagatatgttcccttaTAAGGCTGCGTTTAGTTTGTGAAAAAGTTTGCACAGTAACCATCACATCGAtttttcggacacatgcataaaacattaaatgtaattgaaaaaaataactaattatatagtttaattGATTaccacgagacaaatcttttaagtttaattaatttataattagatattaattatcaaataacaacgaaatgtgctacagtacccaaatctaaattttttcaccaactaaacacctcTAAGATATGTTAATTGGCCACTGCTATTGTACTGTTGCTTGGCACATCTTGCTGGCCCAAACGTTGGCATGCTGAAGCCTAACAGGCCCATCGCTGCCTAGCAGCATGTGAAGCAGCTGAAGGCCCATTTCATTAGCAAACtggtttctttccttttttttaattttctggCAAATTGGCAATGCAGTCAGACCGTCACACCCAGCATTAGTAGGCAGAACTGCAGGAGGCTCGTCAGTCGTCATacactcgcaaaaaaaaaaaaaaaccgaagCACTGCATCCATAGAAACTTGTGACTCATGGCTGCCGAGATCCAGTGTCCAGCTGTCGAGTTCCCATTGTCGTGGATGGTACGGGATACCTGCAGGGTTAACCAAACTGACcagtccggtcaaaccgccgccctccggtagcggtttaccggaccggtttgatcggtaaccggtggaaaccggttgaattcaaattcaaattcaaaagctcatgtgcaaccggttccgaccggtttaccggccggtttgactggtttaccggccggttttaccgatttaccggtcggtttgatcggtttgaattcaaatccaaatttaaaatctcccgtgcaaccggtttaccggccgatttgaccggtttgaacgatgggccttaatgggccggcccatttttttctttttcttttttgatttaactttaaatccccgcaaactatagtaaataaacgaatttttgagaaaatttgacaccattagattcatcgcaccttgaagtatttttagaatttttttgggaatttttcatttttttgaatttaaatttaaattttgaatttttgccGTTTGGgtaccggcccggaccggtttgaccggtaaccggtcaaaccggaccggttcccaccggtttggtgaactcTGGGTACCTATCGCCATTACTGGTGATCCTCGCTGCTCCTGCTCATATCCCCTTTGATGGAGCCCATCGCCACCATCCGTCCTGCTCGAGCCGACAGATTGaccttggccttgtttggttccgcAAGATTCCTAGCGCGCACGGTTCCCGggaaaagaatctcgcatgcatgaagcactaaatgaagtctatttgcaaaacctttttaggaatgagtgtaactttttgcgacgaatctaatggcggtaattaatcgatgatttgctacagtgatgctacagtaccattctctaatcgcgcgtcaaaggcctcgttagattctttatggtcactagcgcaggggttctgaagttgattttgtaaactgactttgtttgacaccgtaattagcggtcaaagttgtTACTATTCCTAGCGCGCTACAATTCTAGCACCAACCTGCTAGGCAAGGCTCTATTTAGATTCTTACCCGGAAACccgtaaataaaaaaaaacatcacatcaaatatttcgacacatgtatagagtactaaatgaagtctatttacaaaactttttacatggatgggctgtaaatcgcgagacgaatctattgagcctacttaatccatgattgcaacagtgatgctacagtaccatccgctaattatgaattaattagtatcattagattcgtctcgcgatttataactaaaaaagttttgtaaatatacttcGATTCCGCGCCATCCAAACAGCAGAAGCTTCGGCTTCGCGTAACCAGAAACCAGATCGCAGGATCTCAACTCATTTCTTTACGCTggaccaaaaaaaaagaacacattTCTTTACGCCTAGCTAGTCGGGCTCAATTCTCCAACGGAAAATTAAAGTTTGGTTTCGCCTCGTCATACAAAAATAAATCGACCGTGCAGCATCAGACAAAGCCCCAGGAAGCACCTGCCATCCGGCGTAGTAGGCCCTCCCGTCTCCAGCCATTCAGTCGCGTCcggatttttctttttgccttATTAAGGCACTGTTTAGATCAGACCCCTTAAACtcaaaaaaacgtcacatcaaatatttggacacacatacatggagtactaaatgaagtctatttataaaaaaatttacatagatgggctgtaaatcgcgagacgaatctaatgagcctactgtaacgtcccgcctccccgaagCCGGGCccacttacatctggctgctttccaggaccgcttacatctggctgctttctaggacatagactcgcttacatctggctgctttctaggacatagactgtcctcacagcccgcttacatctggctgctttatagtttctaggacatagactgtccttacagaccaacaccagtcttttctgcacactttgtcctcactcgtgcgcacccgggaagaacttcctggttggtcacccatccccaaatttctccgggccaagcacgcttaacctcggagttctttggagaccggcttccggaaaaaaattgcaacttgttggtatggatatcctattaatcctattaagccctgggccggggtgtcacacctacttaatccatgatttgcaacagtgatactacagtaaccatcagctaattattaattgatcatgaattaattaggatcattagattcgtctcgcgatttacaacccatctgtgcaaaaagttttgtaaatagacttcatttagtacttcaaattagcaagatttcatcgaatttttttttgcgttgcatctaaacaaggcctaaatgAGGCGCCGAGTGCGACGTCTAATTTTATTTTCCTCAACCGTCTCTCCCTTCCCTTTGCCCCCAATGGAAAAAAAATGGGGGTGGTGTGGTGGTAGGTAGTAGGTACCCTGTCAATCGCCCCCCGTGATTTGTGCGGCGGATGCATAGGGACACCGGGCTAGTTTAGGTACAGCAAACGGATAGGACTATGTTTAATCGGTAGCCAGGCCAAAGAGCGCCAATGATCGCCGAGATGACGTCCTGACGCGTTCATGTCCTCCCTCCGCCACCACCCACCCAGTGCCACAGCTTCAGTTTTTACCGGCCTGTCACCGTCGACCTCCCCCTGCTGCCGTCGCCATCGGTGTCGTGTTCCTGAGGCCGCGCTTCCAATTTCCCCGGGCAGCGATCCCTTCGATTTCAGGAGCAGGTCGTCGAAAAGCTTGGCTGCCTGGGGGTATCGTATCGGTCCGCAGCGGCAGACACCGTACCCCGGGACTAGCAGCGCCGGGGCGACCCGTCTCGTCGCCATCACGCCCCAATAATTCACTGCCCCGCCCACCCGCCGTCGCCACCACTGGCCTGCGCGGCCCGCCAATAATAACGCGCCTAAAGGAGAGGCCGAGACCCGCGACGTGCCGGGCGCCAGGGGCGGCCACCACACGCGCATCGCACGGCCGAGGAGCGGCGCGCTGCCTGCCGGCCATGTCCACGCccacgccccgccgccgcctggccaccGCCTCCCCGTCGCTCCGCTTCCTCGGCCTGCTCAAGCAGCccgacgacgccggcgccggcgacgtccaGGAGCTCGAGCTCGACGAGCGCGACGTCGTCTGGTCCTCCAGCGGCAGCGCGACGCCGTCGTCCTCGACCTCCgcggcctcctcgccgtccCCGACCCCGTCCCCGTCGTCCGCGAGCCTCCGCAGGCCCATATCCACGTCGTCGCGCCACTTCCCGTCCGGCAGCGTCGGCCTGTCCGCGCTCCTCGCCGAGGACCGCCACGCGCCCACCGCGCccgtcgcggccgccgcgcgcccggaGAGGCAGCGCGCCCCGCAGCCGTACCACCAGTCCGCCCCCGTCGCCGTGCCCGCCTGGCCcaaggccatggcggcggcggagaggcgtCGCCGCGAGGCGGAGCTGGACTTCGCCGCGGactacgacgacgacgacggcgagcccgTGGTGCCGCCGCACGAGatggccgcgcgccgcgccgcggcggcggcgtcggtgaTGGAGGGCGCCGGGCGCACGCTCAAGGGGCGCGACCTCCGGCGCGTGCGCAACGCCGTGTGGCGCACCACCGGCTTCCTCGACCTGTGAAAAAGGACGCTCCTTCTCCTTTGGAGGTTTCGTTTCGTTTCGTTCGCTGGCCACGTCACTCCACTTCCACTTGAGCTGCAGGGGTCCCCAGGGCAGCTTCGTTCTTCTTGCGTAGCATAGTGCTGCGCTGCGCCAGGCACTGGAAAAAAGGTGGGCGTTTTCCTACTAGCTTTGGAGTTGTAGGGGCACTATTATGAGGTTCATTTGTTCGCAAGTATCTGCAGGTGCTACAGTATTTTTTCCTGAAGAAAACTACGGTGATCAGTCTGCAACTGATTTGAGATCGCTACAATtttctttgagaaaaaaattagGCAGATGATGCAGAATAGCTAAATCCGCTGTGTAGCAGAGCCCATGTGATTATTAAACCTGTAGTGTAGTGTGCACAAGAGTGTGTTCATAGCTTTTGTATGTGGCTAATAGAGTGCCTTTTCTAATGTCCAAATTCAGAACAGACACTCTTCTGTGCTTATTGCGTTTGCTTGCACCCCTGATTTCCTTTTGcttaaaaaacattttttttgggTTTGAACGAGAAGATAGGTGATGTCATACCCCTCATAAAACATTACTAAAAACTTTGTGAGGGTTTGATCGATTAATCCAATCCGTATAGAAGTTAGATGGGGTTTGGAAGATGGAAAGATCACCCTCTTCggctcttcctctccctccacaTGTGGGCACATTCTCTTCCATTTTCTATAGTGGGGCGATCAACCTGAGAAATCCTAAAAGTGAGTTGATACTTGCAAAACATCTCCCTATTTACACTGTGACCAAATGTTTCAGACCACAtactgatttttttaaaaaaatcttggATCAAAACCAGCGTTGAATTCAGAGAAGCTAACTTTATGTTTTTAGAACTATCTTATTTTAGTATTACTAATTGAAGGCGTGAAGTCATCTAGAATCCTAGATGAACACTCTATAGAGAAATtctaaaaattcttaaaaaactAGAAACATCTGACCATCGATCCATCAACTCATCATAATAGGCATTGGATtagttatctttcctaataaattacccacctctatcattatgaaaatatactaaagtaaccctctaaacatgtatctaaattacccacatctgtCATTattaaaaatctaaagtaaccctctaATGTTCATGTAAATTATATACCTATACCATTATaataaataatgcaaataaccccctaaatttgcatatattatccaattatgttatattaaaagttaaagtaatcCCTAAATccgaatctaaattatataattacaataaagtattaaaatgcaccaatataaactctaaattaatatttatatcattattagtatattatttatgtattatttatataaaaatactatctATGATATATGTCATCATATATTCATGTGTgatagaagagataagaataccaattcacaaataaatttATTCTAAGGTTGTGGTGCAGCAACCTGCAAGGCTACAATCCCTGCAGATCCATCATGGATCAAAATCAAATGGTTCTGCTTCTTTCTAtgccccccctccctccctcccaaaCCCTCTTTTGATTCCAAATAAACGCATAGCCTAGCTTtagagcccgtttagttcccaaaaattttcacccaaaaaatttcacctcccctttgaacacatgtatgaagcactaaatgtaattaaataacaaaactaattacacagtttggatgtacacgacgagacgaatcttttgagcctaattagggcatgattagccataagtgctacagtaacccacatgtgctaatgatgcggttaaaggcctcaaaagattcgtattgcggtttccaagtgagttctgaaattagttttttaattagtgttcgaaaagccCTCCCGATATCTGGTCAAACACTGATgtgacacccaaaattttttgtttttgggaactaaacgcccccttaGCACTCGTCTGGGTCAGGTAGAGTTGACTCCCAGCTATTGCATCTGACAATAAAGCTATGTTTATTTactaaaaaaatttctatagTACCCATcatcggacacatgcatggagtattaaatgcagttttaaaaaaactaattacacagtttaactgtttcatacgagataaatcttttaaatttaattagttcataattaaatattaattattaaataacaataaaatgtaCTACAGtactaaaattcaaatttttcgtgaactaaacacagcctaagttAGACCCAAACaagagagtctacagggcatACTGTTTCATGGTTTCAGTTTCAGCCGAAACATGCTGTCTCTCGTCGGGAGAAACAATCGCAAACTCTGTAAGCGACACTCACAGCTAGAAGACGAACGGAACGACATCGCAACGCGCTTACAGTATGGTCTTGGAGCCGAGAAGAGAAGATGCCGGGTCACCTCACGGAACAGTACAGGGTACAGGCGTTTCTGCTTTTCCGTGAAGGCGATGCCGCCCCCATCCTGATCGCTACCGGGATTGGTGGTCATTAGCCTCGCCCATCCCTGAGAAAGTTGAAGAGAACCGACGGTAATTACTGCCAAGATTCCGAATCACTGCTCGGTTCACGTCAAACTGTTGATGAAGTAGCAAGGACGGGGGGGCACGGTTTTGCTGGAATCTGCTAGGATTTTGACTCAAATTACAGGGTTCTCGAGTTGTGGTtccccttctttttctttttgaaatatAATTGTGGTTCCCCTTCGTCTTTACCGTATCTACGAGAAATCTGCTCTGACCCACAAAGATGCCCTTGAAGATGAGCGAGCCCATGACAGCGTCGGAGCGTTGAAGTGAGACAGGTCGACCGACCAGATGACAAACTGAACCAGAAGGACAGAGTCCGGTGTCGAGCATAGGACAGGATGCCCGTTTCCCATGGCTGAATCGAGGCAGCCATGGACCATTAAACTCGAAGGGAAGTGTACTGATATGCCAATCAAACAGCGGAGCGCACAAGTGTGTTGCTCCAAGCCGATGCTAATGCCTTCTAGGGAAGTAGGCTATCAGTAGGCCAAAGATTCCGGGAAACCCTGCGCCATCAGTAGAGGCCGGGGCCGCATCCGAGACTGCTCAGGCTTCTTTGAGTAGGGCGCACTCCAATCAGCGAGGACATCAGTGAACGTCTCGAGTCTGAACGATGCCGATCGCCAATCGGCAAAGGCATCGGCGGAACGTCTGAACGACGGTGAtccacgccgtcgccgagcaGTCCTGCGGGAGTGGGAGGCCAGGCATGGCACCCCGCGAGATGCCCTCGGTCCCTTTCACGGGCCAGCGTCATCTGGATAGAGACGGCCACAGGAACAAAACACAAGGAACCGGCAACTGTAACTGATCAATGTATTGATTTCGACGCAATCTGTGGGCTGCAAAGCATCATGCCTCTACCATCTTTCAAGAAAAGATTGTTTTTCAAACAAGTTTTGCCCCGGAAAGGCATTTCCACGTCTGGCCAGGCACATCCGGTGAATTATCTTTTACTGACTTGTGCGCTTGGCCTAGTGATGTAAGCATGTGACCCTGGAAATGGACAGGTAGATAACTCAGCGGGTTACTTCTGGTTCAAGAACCTATCATGGGGAGCGATTGGAGTCAACAAAGCTACTCAAACCAAACATTGGAGGGTCCCCCCGCCTCCCCCTTGCTTCAATCAGGAGGGTCCACCCCGTTTGTCTGCCTTGAGAAAGAGCCAAGTAGATAATCTTATCCTCGAAAGATTTCACTAAATTTTTCTGATTTGATGGTAGCAAATCCTCTATTTTTCCTTGAAAAGGAATGATCATATATAGACTATAACGACACAAGTTGCACTGACAAGTTGCACCTTTGAACGTTCAAccgtaacttttttttttgaacccaCAACTATTTTTGTAAACAACATATCATTGCACTGGTTTTGTTGAATGGGCACATCTTTTTTCTTCATAGAACCTGCTTAAGTGCTGATATACATGAACATATATGCATGATTTGCTAGCTATTCACAGCCATACCACTAAATCTGTATTATCATATAACTGACATCattttgtttttcaaaaaaagatgGAAACTAGCAATTTACAATTGTACCGGATCCCCGATGAAGATGCTTCTAACATGGCACCTTGTTGAACCAGGTATGGCAAACACATTCAGAAATTTATGTACAGGATTTGCTAACCATTCACTGGCATACAGCATCCGGAAACTCGTTGAATCTGActgcatttttttttaccgAAAGCAGCTGGAAACTGACAATTGACAATAGGGTCAGTTGACCTTGGAAGATGCATGGTATACTCAACCTTTGGGTCCCGATTATTGGGGAAAATTTTCAGTCATTCAGTAGCTCCCACATCCATCACTCACTAATGGTGAGATGAGATTCTCAAGCATAACATTGGCCACTTGTGAGGAATCATATTGCGCATGATAATTTTACTGCAGCACCACCTTACATCATTATATGTAGGTGACATCCAGATAGGCACTGCATCTTCCTGTATCACATCCCAATTATTTGCTGACGAACTTTGCCATGTCAATATTTCTTCCTATTGGACACGATACTGCTGTCAGATGTTGAGCATGTTTGTTACTCCTCTAGTGCGTAGACTTGAATGCCATGCACAATGGTGAGTTGATC from Panicum virgatum strain AP13 chromosome 7N, P.virgatum_v5, whole genome shotgun sequence includes the following:
- the LOC120683423 gene encoding uncharacterized membrane protein At1g16860-like, whose amino-acid sequence is MLPGGGGEDGKRRDRGASAAYDKDADATTSASAASLNDLCATATGAGTAGAPQPFPRAAAWGVAALLAVGLGVGALVLAAVHSAALLVVAVLLSAAVAAFLLWNAGAAASGRALRRFVDGLPASSLRVAADGQLVKITGFVSCGDISLISSYEKVENCVYTSTLLRKCARWGSMVLNPWNRQSKWKLTHAERFAADFYITDAKSGKRALVKAGHHSKVVPLIDENLLVTTSRDTELSSTLKYWLEERNISSEEAQLIRLEEGYIREGMQLSVIGMLSKKNGDAMILPPPEPLLSGCVLLSCLLPMYFDGIVLRLVDRSYFVPNSGVS
- the LOC120683178 gene encoding uncharacterized protein LOC120683178; protein product: MSTPTPRRRLATASPSLRFLGLLKQPDDAGAGDVQELELDERDVVWSSSGSATPSSSTSAASSPSPTPSPSSASLRRPISTSSRHFPSGSVGLSALLAEDRHAPTAPVAAAARPERQRAPQPYHQSAPVAVPAWPKAMAAAERRRREAELDFAADYDDDDGEPVVPPHEMAARRAAAAASVMEGAGRTLKGRDLRRVRNAVWRTTGFLDL